The proteins below come from a single Polyodon spathula isolate WHYD16114869_AA unplaced genomic scaffold, ASM1765450v1 scaffolds_1265, whole genome shotgun sequence genomic window:
- the LOC121309400 gene encoding glucuronokinase with putative uridyl pyrophosphorylase isoform X3: protein MICILLVAGHGTLLETQIKNDATGLYTHLTGIPKALLPGVGGKKILDFWWEAVNTRQLFSAVYLVTNADKYKHYERWATANDFPVENIINDGTTTYVTRLGAVADVELAIRSKVLQDDVMVIAGDMLCADQNFDIAQVLRFFRLKQGELAIYYEMEEGETATSRGIVEVCPSTHRITKFMEKPTAELTESRLASVVFYCFQKKTLPTLTQFLKLQARVEDRVLGKYLQWLINEQRVPVTGMKLPTRFQLIGQVGLSDYTKWLAHYSAMQQASPAHSITCRSYARIGIMGNPSDGFNGKTIAMTISNFWAEVTLLKSQTLVLLPHPLNDPTEFGSLQDLYCISRKEGYLGGLRLLQATCKKFYQFCSVQGIALTKQNFTLKYDTNIPRQVGLAGSSAIVSATLKCLMKFYNLTDNDLPKPIRANFVLDVESDELFITAGLQDRVVQVYEGLIYMDFSKELMDKHGYGSYIPIDMSSVPPFWLAYLGDPSDSGRIHSTVRQRWLSGDTDVIEAMKSFAELTDRAREALESRDWSKLAELMNQNFELRR from the exons ATGATCTGCATCTTATTGGTTGCTGGGCACGGCACGCTGTTGGAAACACAAATCAAG AACGATGCCACTGGCCTGTACACTCATCTAACCGGCATCCCGAAGGCTCTCCTTCCCGGAGTTGGTGGAAAGAAAATCCTCGACTTCTGGTGGGAAGCAGTGAACAC gAGGCAGCTGTTCAGTGCGGTTTACCTGGTCACCAACGCAGACAA GTATAAGCACTATGAACGCTGGGCTACTGCCAATGACTTCCCTGTGGAAAACATTATCAACGACGGAACCACGACCTACGTGACCAGGCTGGGGGCCGTGGCAGACGTGGAGCTGGCGATCCGGAGCAAGGTGCTGCAGGATGACGTCATGGTG ATCGCGGGAGACATGCTGTGTGCGGATCAGAATTTCGACATCGCTCAGGTCCTGAGATTCTTCAGGTTAAAG CAAGGTGAGCTGGCAATTTACTAtgagatggaggaaggagagacAGCAACGTCCAGAGGGATTGTGGAAGTGTGCCCCAGTACCCACAG AATAACAAAGTTCATGGAGAAGCCCACTGCAGAGCTCACTGAGTCCAGACTAGCCAGTGTGGTGTTCTACTGCTTCCAGAAGAAGACTCTGCCCACCCTCACCCAGTTCCTCAAACTCCAGGCTCGAGTGGAAGACAGAGTCCTGGGGAAATACCTG CAATGGCTGATCAATGAGCAAAGGGTCCCAGTGACGGGGATGAAGCTGCCCACCAGATTTCAGCTCATTGGACAAGTG GGTCTCTCGGACTATACCAAGTGGTTAGCTCACTATTCTGCGATGCAGCAGGCCTCTCCTGCACATTCGATCACATGCCGCTCCTATGCAAG GATTGGAATTATGGGAAATCCCTCTGACGGGTTTAATGGCAAAACCATCGCCATGACAATCTCTAATTTCTGGGCGGAAGTCACTCTTTTAAAAAGCCAGACACTG GTTCTGCTTCCCCACCCTCTGAACGACCCCACAGAGTTTGGGAGCCTCCAGGACTTGTACTGCATCAGCAGGAAGGAGGG GTACCTGGGAGGGCTGAGGTTACTACAAGCAACTTGTAAGAAGTTTTACCAGTTCTGCTCCGTACAGGG AATTGCCCTCACCAAACAGAACTTCACACTCAAGTATGACACCAACATCCCTCGCCAAGTG GGATTGGCAGGCAGCAG tGCTATCGTTTCTGCAACGCTAAAATGCTTAATGAAGTTCTATAATTTAACCGATAAT gatCTTCCAAAGCCGATCCGTGCTAATTTTGTCCTGGATGTGGAGTCTGATGAACTCTTCATCACTGCTGGTCTTCAGGATCGAGTCGTGCAG GTCTATGAGGGGCTGATATACATGGACTTCAGCAAAGAGCTGATGGATAAGCATGGCTATG GGAGCTATATTCCGATAGACATGAGCAGTGTACCCCCGTTCTGGCTGGCTTACCTGGGAGACCCCAGCGACTCGGGCAGGATTCACAGCACCGTGCGGCAGCGCTGGCTGAGCG GGGACACTGATGTCATTGAAGCCATGAAATCGTTTGCTGAGCTGACAGACCGAGCAAG ggaggCCCTCGAGTCCAGGGACTGGTCCAAACTAGCAGAGCTGATGAACCAGAACTTTGAACTGAGGAGGTGA
- the LOC121309403 gene encoding junctional adhesion molecule A-like: MARGSSLKTLSSAFLGFLLAATASSYSITTKSEKVSVPENAAADLSCEYSADFGNPRIEWKFASSKGIVFVFYNNEPTAAYKGRIEQYTGGLRFSKVTRNDNGVYTCEVTSPGGYAEKNIELLVQVPPSPPVCRVPTSVTTGSQVTLTCSDKDASPKPTYQWFRNKVLVPNSPKQIPAFQNSSYTFDPSTGTLTFQPVAKIDSGEYYCQVQNGVGQPSTCGAVRMEVGDVNVGGIAAAVIVVLLLIAVIALAVWYANRKGYLPKQRERKPKVVYSVPPVRDTDPGDDVDFRQKSSFLV; encoded by the exons CCACGGCTTCATCATATTCAATAACCACCAAGTCGGAAAAAGTTTCAGTCCCGGAAAACGCAG ctgctgacCTGTCATGCGAGTATAGCGCTGATTTTGGTAACCCCAGAATTGAGTGGAAATTTGCGAGCAGCAAAGGAATTGTATTTGTCTTCTACAACAACGAACCAacag CGGCGTACAAGGGCCGCATTGAACAGTACACTGGTGGACTTCGCTTCAGTAAGGTTACGCGGAATGATAATGGAGTCTACACGTGTGAAGTGACTTCTCCTGGAGGCTATGCGGAAAAGAACATCGAACTCCTAGTGCAAG tGCCTCCCTCCCCTCCGGTCTGCAGGGTGCCCACCTCGGTGACCACGGGATCGCAGGTCACTCTCACCTGTTCCGATAAGGATGCCTCACCAAAGCCCACTTACCAGTGGTTTAGAAACAAGGTTCTTGTCCCAAACTCGCCAAAACAAATCCCAGCCTTCCAGAACTCCTCCTACACGTTCGACCCCTCAACAGGGACTCTG ACATTTCAACCTGTGGCGAAAATCGACTCCGGGGAATATTACTGCCAAGTACAAAATGGAGTTGGGCAGCCTAGCACATGCGGAGCTGTGCGAATGGAAGTAG ggGATGTGAATGTCGGGGGGATCGCCGCCGCAGTCATTGTAGTGCTGCTGCTGATTGCTGTGATTGCATTGGCTGTCTGGTACGCGAACCGCAAAGGCTATCTGCCCA AACAAAGGGAAAG aAAACCTAAAGTGGTGTACAGTGTGCCTCCAGTTAGAGACACTGACCCAGGAGATGAT gtcGATTTCAGACAGAAGTCTTCCTTTTTGGTGTGA
- the LOC121309400 gene encoding glucuronokinase with putative uridyl pyrophosphorylase isoform X2: MICILLVAGHGTLLETQIKNDATGLYTHLTGIPKALLPGVGGKKILDFWWEAVNTYKHYERWATANDFPVENIINDGTTTYVTRLGAVADVELAIRSKVLQDDVMVIAGDMLCADQNFDIAQVLRFFRLKQGELAIYYEMEEGETATSRGIVEVCPSTHRITKFMEKPTAELTESRLASVVFYCFQKKTLPTLTQFLKLQARVEDRVLGKYLQWLINEQRVPVTGMKLPTRFQLIGQVGLSDYTKWLAHYSAMQQASPAHSITCRSYARIGIMGNPSDGFNGKTIAMTISNFWAEVTLLKSQTLVLLPHPLNDPTEFGSLQDLYCISRKEGYLGGLRLLQATCKKFYQFCSVQGIALTKQNFTLKYDTNIPRQVGLAGSSAIVSATLKCLMKFYNLTDNDLPKPIRANFVLDVESDELFITAGLQDRVVQVYEGLIYMDFSKELMDKHGYGSYIPIDMSSVPPFWLAYLGDPSDSGRIHSTVRQRWLSGDTDVIEAMKSFAELTDRAREALESRDWSKLAELMNQNFELRRKVYTDECLGPGNLKMVQIARTFSSAVKLPGSGGAVVGLCLDSDKLVALKSAFQEAGCVFCHVVPYDPRSAFGQ; this comes from the exons ATGATCTGCATCTTATTGGTTGCTGGGCACGGCACGCTGTTGGAAACACAAATCAAG AACGATGCCACTGGCCTGTACACTCATCTAACCGGCATCCCGAAGGCTCTCCTTCCCGGAGTTGGTGGAAAGAAAATCCTCGACTTCTGGTGGGAAGCAGTGAACAC GTATAAGCACTATGAACGCTGGGCTACTGCCAATGACTTCCCTGTGGAAAACATTATCAACGACGGAACCACGACCTACGTGACCAGGCTGGGGGCCGTGGCAGACGTGGAGCTGGCGATCCGGAGCAAGGTGCTGCAGGATGACGTCATGGTG ATCGCGGGAGACATGCTGTGTGCGGATCAGAATTTCGACATCGCTCAGGTCCTGAGATTCTTCAGGTTAAAG CAAGGTGAGCTGGCAATTTACTAtgagatggaggaaggagagacAGCAACGTCCAGAGGGATTGTGGAAGTGTGCCCCAGTACCCACAG AATAACAAAGTTCATGGAGAAGCCCACTGCAGAGCTCACTGAGTCCAGACTAGCCAGTGTGGTGTTCTACTGCTTCCAGAAGAAGACTCTGCCCACCCTCACCCAGTTCCTCAAACTCCAGGCTCGAGTGGAAGACAGAGTCCTGGGGAAATACCTG CAATGGCTGATCAATGAGCAAAGGGTCCCAGTGACGGGGATGAAGCTGCCCACCAGATTTCAGCTCATTGGACAAGTG GGTCTCTCGGACTATACCAAGTGGTTAGCTCACTATTCTGCGATGCAGCAGGCCTCTCCTGCACATTCGATCACATGCCGCTCCTATGCAAG GATTGGAATTATGGGAAATCCCTCTGACGGGTTTAATGGCAAAACCATCGCCATGACAATCTCTAATTTCTGGGCGGAAGTCACTCTTTTAAAAAGCCAGACACTG GTTCTGCTTCCCCACCCTCTGAACGACCCCACAGAGTTTGGGAGCCTCCAGGACTTGTACTGCATCAGCAGGAAGGAGGG GTACCTGGGAGGGCTGAGGTTACTACAAGCAACTTGTAAGAAGTTTTACCAGTTCTGCTCCGTACAGGG AATTGCCCTCACCAAACAGAACTTCACACTCAAGTATGACACCAACATCCCTCGCCAAGTG GGATTGGCAGGCAGCAG tGCTATCGTTTCTGCAACGCTAAAATGCTTAATGAAGTTCTATAATTTAACCGATAAT gatCTTCCAAAGCCGATCCGTGCTAATTTTGTCCTGGATGTGGAGTCTGATGAACTCTTCATCACTGCTGGTCTTCAGGATCGAGTCGTGCAG GTCTATGAGGGGCTGATATACATGGACTTCAGCAAAGAGCTGATGGATAAGCATGGCTATG GGAGCTATATTCCGATAGACATGAGCAGTGTACCCCCGTTCTGGCTGGCTTACCTGGGAGACCCCAGCGACTCGGGCAGGATTCACAGCACCGTGCGGCAGCGCTGGCTGAGCG GGGACACTGATGTCATTGAAGCCATGAAATCGTTTGCTGAGCTGACAGACCGAGCAAG ggaggCCCTCGAGTCCAGGGACTGGTCCAAACTAGCAGAGCTGATGAACCAGAACTTTGAACTGAGGAG GAAGGTCTACACGGATGAGTGTTTGGGTCCAGGGAATCTGAAGATGGTACAAATAGCCAGGACG ttcaGCTCCGCTGTGAAACTGCCTGGCAGTGGAGGAGCTGTAGTGGGGCTCTGCCTGGACTCAGACAAGCTG GTGGCGTTGAAGAGCGCGTTCCAGGAGGCTGGCTGTGTGTTCTGCCATGTCGTGCCTTACGATCCTCGCTCTGCCTTTGGCCAGTGA
- the LOC121309400 gene encoding glucuronokinase with putative uridyl pyrophosphorylase isoform X1, translating to MICILLVAGHGTLLETQIKNDATGLYTHLTGIPKALLPGVGGKKILDFWWEAVNTRQLFSAVYLVTNADKYKHYERWATANDFPVENIINDGTTTYVTRLGAVADVELAIRSKVLQDDVMVIAGDMLCADQNFDIAQVLRFFRLKQGELAIYYEMEEGETATSRGIVEVCPSTHRITKFMEKPTAELTESRLASVVFYCFQKKTLPTLTQFLKLQARVEDRVLGKYLQWLINEQRVPVTGMKLPTRFQLIGQVGLSDYTKWLAHYSAMQQASPAHSITCRSYARIGIMGNPSDGFNGKTIAMTISNFWAEVTLLKSQTLVLLPHPLNDPTEFGSLQDLYCISRKEGYLGGLRLLQATCKKFYQFCSVQGIALTKQNFTLKYDTNIPRQVGLAGSSAIVSATLKCLMKFYNLTDNDLPKPIRANFVLDVESDELFITAGLQDRVVQVYEGLIYMDFSKELMDKHGYGSYIPIDMSSVPPFWLAYLGDPSDSGRIHSTVRQRWLSGDTDVIEAMKSFAELTDRAREALESRDWSKLAELMNQNFELRRKVYTDECLGPGNLKMVQIARTFSSAVKLPGSGGAVVGLCLDSDKLVALKSAFQEAGCVFCHVVPYDPRSAFGQ from the exons ATGATCTGCATCTTATTGGTTGCTGGGCACGGCACGCTGTTGGAAACACAAATCAAG AACGATGCCACTGGCCTGTACACTCATCTAACCGGCATCCCGAAGGCTCTCCTTCCCGGAGTTGGTGGAAAGAAAATCCTCGACTTCTGGTGGGAAGCAGTGAACAC gAGGCAGCTGTTCAGTGCGGTTTACCTGGTCACCAACGCAGACAA GTATAAGCACTATGAACGCTGGGCTACTGCCAATGACTTCCCTGTGGAAAACATTATCAACGACGGAACCACGACCTACGTGACCAGGCTGGGGGCCGTGGCAGACGTGGAGCTGGCGATCCGGAGCAAGGTGCTGCAGGATGACGTCATGGTG ATCGCGGGAGACATGCTGTGTGCGGATCAGAATTTCGACATCGCTCAGGTCCTGAGATTCTTCAGGTTAAAG CAAGGTGAGCTGGCAATTTACTAtgagatggaggaaggagagacAGCAACGTCCAGAGGGATTGTGGAAGTGTGCCCCAGTACCCACAG AATAACAAAGTTCATGGAGAAGCCCACTGCAGAGCTCACTGAGTCCAGACTAGCCAGTGTGGTGTTCTACTGCTTCCAGAAGAAGACTCTGCCCACCCTCACCCAGTTCCTCAAACTCCAGGCTCGAGTGGAAGACAGAGTCCTGGGGAAATACCTG CAATGGCTGATCAATGAGCAAAGGGTCCCAGTGACGGGGATGAAGCTGCCCACCAGATTTCAGCTCATTGGACAAGTG GGTCTCTCGGACTATACCAAGTGGTTAGCTCACTATTCTGCGATGCAGCAGGCCTCTCCTGCACATTCGATCACATGCCGCTCCTATGCAAG GATTGGAATTATGGGAAATCCCTCTGACGGGTTTAATGGCAAAACCATCGCCATGACAATCTCTAATTTCTGGGCGGAAGTCACTCTTTTAAAAAGCCAGACACTG GTTCTGCTTCCCCACCCTCTGAACGACCCCACAGAGTTTGGGAGCCTCCAGGACTTGTACTGCATCAGCAGGAAGGAGGG GTACCTGGGAGGGCTGAGGTTACTACAAGCAACTTGTAAGAAGTTTTACCAGTTCTGCTCCGTACAGGG AATTGCCCTCACCAAACAGAACTTCACACTCAAGTATGACACCAACATCCCTCGCCAAGTG GGATTGGCAGGCAGCAG tGCTATCGTTTCTGCAACGCTAAAATGCTTAATGAAGTTCTATAATTTAACCGATAAT gatCTTCCAAAGCCGATCCGTGCTAATTTTGTCCTGGATGTGGAGTCTGATGAACTCTTCATCACTGCTGGTCTTCAGGATCGAGTCGTGCAG GTCTATGAGGGGCTGATATACATGGACTTCAGCAAAGAGCTGATGGATAAGCATGGCTATG GGAGCTATATTCCGATAGACATGAGCAGTGTACCCCCGTTCTGGCTGGCTTACCTGGGAGACCCCAGCGACTCGGGCAGGATTCACAGCACCGTGCGGCAGCGCTGGCTGAGCG GGGACACTGATGTCATTGAAGCCATGAAATCGTTTGCTGAGCTGACAGACCGAGCAAG ggaggCCCTCGAGTCCAGGGACTGGTCCAAACTAGCAGAGCTGATGAACCAGAACTTTGAACTGAGGAG GAAGGTCTACACGGATGAGTGTTTGGGTCCAGGGAATCTGAAGATGGTACAAATAGCCAGGACG ttcaGCTCCGCTGTGAAACTGCCTGGCAGTGGAGGAGCTGTAGTGGGGCTCTGCCTGGACTCAGACAAGCTG GTGGCGTTGAAGAGCGCGTTCCAGGAGGCTGGCTGTGTGTTCTGCCATGTCGTGCCTTACGATCCTCGCTCTGCCTTTGGCCAGTGA